One part of the Mariniflexile litorale genome encodes these proteins:
- a CDS encoding FecR family protein has translation MEFKLILKKLNNTISSKEELIFKAWCLEKKEHKQFFDKVKANYSNTINVIDIEEAWRKIVNRIDTPKTRKRYWKFAVASIAIGLLTSVYFLKDNIFSDSTENRPTIVNKNVIHTGTDKAVLTLEDGSQIALEKGASFQSKNLNSNGEQLVYDRNEEIEDSKIAYNYLTIPRGGQFFVKLSDGTQVWLNSESQLKFPVNFKKGEIRKVELVYGEAYFDVSPSSDHHGADFKVYNNKQEIHVLGTEFNIKAYKDEVNIYTTLVEGKVALSYEDKKLSLLPNQQSNINIENNQVFTKTVDVYNEISWKDGVFSFDDKSLKEIMKVLSRWYDMEVYFENKSLEKEAFIGRLGKKQSIEDILINIKNFGIINEFKITDRNVVLE, from the coding sequence ATGGAGTTTAAATTAATCTTAAAAAAACTTAACAATACAATTTCTTCAAAAGAGGAATTAATTTTCAAGGCTTGGTGTCTAGAGAAAAAGGAGCATAAACAATTTTTCGATAAAGTAAAGGCAAATTATAGCAATACTATTAATGTTATAGATATTGAAGAAGCTTGGCGAAAAATAGTTAATAGAATTGATACACCAAAAACGCGTAAAAGGTATTGGAAATTTGCAGTGGCTTCAATTGCAATAGGGTTATTGACATCAGTCTATTTTTTAAAAGATAATATATTTAGTGATTCTACTGAAAACAGACCTACTATTGTAAACAAAAATGTTATTCATACAGGTACAGATAAGGCTGTACTTACATTGGAAGACGGGTCGCAAATTGCTTTAGAAAAAGGAGCCTCTTTCCAAAGTAAAAATTTAAATAGTAATGGGGAACAGTTAGTATATGATAGAAATGAGGAGATTGAAGATTCAAAAATCGCTTATAATTATTTAACAATTCCAAGAGGAGGACAGTTTTTTGTAAAACTATCAGATGGAACTCAAGTATGGTTAAATTCTGAATCTCAGTTAAAGTTTCCAGTAAATTTTAAAAAAGGAGAAATTAGAAAAGTAGAGTTGGTTTATGGTGAAGCTTATTTTGATGTGTCACCAAGTTCAGACCATCACGGTGCAGATTTTAAAGTTTATAATAATAAACAGGAAATACACGTCTTGGGTACAGAATTCAATATTAAAGCCTATAAAGACGAAGTTAATATTTACACAACGCTTGTAGAAGGTAAAGTAGCTTTAAGTTATGAAGATAAAAAACTAAGCTTGCTACCTAATCAACAATCAAACATCAACATTGAAAACAATCAAGTATTTACAAAAACTGTTGATGTCTATAATGAAATATCTTGGAAAGACGGTGTCTTTAGTTTTGATGACAAATCTCTTAAAGAGATCATGAAGGTATTGTCACGTTGGTATGATATGGAAGTTTACTTTGAAAATAAATCACTTGAAAAAGAAGCATTTATAGGACGTCTTGGAAAAAAACAAAGCATTGAAGATATACTAATAAATATTAAAAATTTTGGAATAATAAATGAATTTAAAATAACAGATAGAAATGTAGTATTAGAATAA
- a CDS encoding RNA polymerase sigma-70 factor: protein MNLIFEEIKKGNRQVYKTFFNKNYEDLVIYANGYLFDKAASEDVVQEVFIYIWEKSYKIEIESSLHGYVYTMVRNRCLNFLKSLKLTDSFNALEFNVNLITEHVFDSTSEENKKIVYHQILKIVDTLPDRMQQIVKLKFLHNFKYSEIAEELGISVNTVKTQLKRAKSKITELITSILILLELHQ from the coding sequence ATGAATCTTATTTTTGAAGAAATAAAAAAAGGAAATCGTCAAGTTTATAAAACTTTTTTCAATAAAAACTATGAAGATTTGGTTATATATGCTAATGGTTATCTTTTTGATAAGGCTGCTAGTGAAGATGTGGTTCAAGAGGTATTTATTTATATATGGGAAAAATCATATAAAATTGAAATAGAATCTTCCTTACATGGATATGTCTATACCATGGTGAGAAATCGATGTCTAAATTTTTTGAAGTCATTAAAATTAACAGATAGTTTTAATGCACTAGAATTTAATGTTAATTTAATTACTGAACATGTTTTTGATTCAACTTCGGAAGAAAATAAAAAAATAGTATATCATCAAATACTTAAAATAGTGGATACGTTGCCCGACAGAATGCAGCAGATAGTAAAATTAAAATTTTTACATAATTTTAAATATAGTGAAATAGCCGAAGAGCTTGGTATTTCAGTTAATACTGTTAAAACACAATTAAAGCGAGCTAAATCTAAAATTACCGAACTTATAACTTCTATATTAATTCTTTTAGAATTACATCAATAA